In one window of Gadus chalcogrammus isolate NIFS_2021 chromosome 12, NIFS_Gcha_1.0, whole genome shotgun sequence DNA:
- the LOC130393782 gene encoding serine/arginine-rich splicing factor 11-like isoform X2 codes for MNSNTNVIQVTNVSPSTTSEQMRTLFGFLGNIEELKLFPPDDSPLPVTSRVCFVKFRETESVGVSQHLTNTVFVDRALIVVPFAEGAIPDESKALSLLAPANAVAGMMPGGGLLPTPNPLASMGGQPFGGMGGPNMEQMAAMGMQGHNMNPQAISADFLKLMQSMDPKLNHMAAGMNLNQAMKADASNKEIEEAMKRVREAQSLISAAIEPGIKKEEKRKHSRSRSRSRRRRSRSRSRHRRSKSKSRRRSHSRSRKRSKSPRRRRTHSRDRSRRSRSRERRKEEKAKKRSKTPPKSYSSARRSLSTSRRRRRSRTVSRSPKRKPSKSPSPRRHKKEKKKEREREKDRDRDRKEVRARSRDERERSSSKKKKSKDKERERERKSESEKGDVKLEKPKEGYTLKDSGPDSPQPAMVTRNYDEEEQGYDSDKPVKEEEEEDVDEEEEEDEEEEEEGKSDESEAASPPPKPHREFEGPMEAPPKKSKQNGDDHHQADMDMSD; via the exons TGACTCTCCCTTGCCTGTGACTTCACGTGTCTGTTTTGTAAAGTTCCGCGAGACTGAGTCGGTCGGGGTGTCCCAGCACCTGACGAACACGGTCTTCGTCGACCGGGCCCTGATTGTGGTTCCATTCGCAGAAG gagcTATTCCTGATGAGTCTAAAGCTCTGTCTCTGCTGGCTCCAGCCAATGCTGTGGCAGGGATGATGCCTGGGGGAGGCCTTCTCCCCACGCCCAATCCTCTTGCATCG ATGGGAGGGCAGCCGTTCGGAGGGATGGGAGGTCCCAACATGGAACAAATGGCCGCCATGGGAATGCAAGGCCATAACATGAACCCCCAG GCTATTTCCGCTGACTTCCTAAAGCTGATGCAGTCCATGGACCCAAA GTTGAACCATATGGCGGCGGGGATGAACCTGAACCAAGCCATGAAGGCCGACGCCTCCAACAAGGAGATCGAGGAGGCCATGAAGAGGGTCCGGGAAGCCCAGTCCCTCATCTCGGCAGCTATTGAACCAGGCA TTAAGAAGGAAGAGAAACGCAAACATTCCCGCTCACGGTCGAGGTCACGGCGCCGGAGGTCCCGGTCTCGTTCACGACACAG gcgATCCAAGAGCAAGTCCCGCCGTAGGTCCCACTCCCGCAGCAGGAAGAGATCCAAGAGCCCCCGCAGGCGAAGGACCCACTCCCGGGACCGCAGCCGCCGCAGCAGGTCCAG ggagaggaggaaggaggagaaggccaagAAGCGTTCAAAGACCCCACCGAAGAGCTACAGCAGTGCCAGGAGATCTCTAAGCACTAGCCG CAGGCGCAGACGAAGCCGTACCGTGTCTCGATCCCCCAAGAGGAAGCCCTCCAAGTCTCCTTCACCCAGACG GcacaagaaggagaagaagaaggagagggaaagggagaaggaTCGGGACcgggacaggaaggaggtccgCGCCCGCAGCCGAGACGAGAGGGAGCGCTCGTccagcaagaagaagaagagcaagGACAAGGAGCGGGAGCGCGAGCGCAAGTCTGAGAGTGAGAAAGGCGACGTGAAG TTAGAAAAACCTAAGGAGGGGTACACACTTAAAGATAGTGGGCCAGATTCCCCCCAACCGGCGATG GTGACCCGCAACTacgatgaggaggagcagggctaCGACAGCGACAAGCctgtcaaggaggaggaggaagaggatgtggacgaggaggaggaggaggatgaagaagaggaggaggaggggaagagcgACGAATCAGAAGCAGCGTCGCCGCCCCCAAAACCCCACCGGGAATTTGAGGGCCCCATGGAAGCCCCCCCGAAGAAGTCCAAACAGAACGGAGATGACCACCACCAAGCCGACATGGATATGAGTGACTGA
- the LOC130393782 gene encoding serine/arginine-rich splicing factor 11-like isoform X1 — translation MNSNTNVIQVTNVSPSTTSEQMRTLFGFLGNIEELKLFPPDDSPLPVTSRVCFVKFRETESVGVSQHLTNTVFVDRALIVVPFAEGAIPDESKALSLLAPANAVAGMMPGGGLLPTPNPLASMGGQPFGGMGGPNMEQMAAMGMQGHNMNPQAISADFLKLMQSMDPNRLNHMAAGMNLNQAMKADASNKEIEEAMKRVREAQSLISAAIEPGIKKEEKRKHSRSRSRSRRRRSRSRSRHRRSKSKSRRRSHSRSRKRSKSPRRRRTHSRDRSRRSRSRERRKEEKAKKRSKTPPKSYSSARRSLSTSRRRRRSRTVSRSPKRKPSKSPSPRRHKKEKKKEREREKDRDRDRKEVRARSRDERERSSSKKKKSKDKERERERKSESEKGDVKLEKPKEGYTLKDSGPDSPQPAMVTRNYDEEEQGYDSDKPVKEEEEEDVDEEEEEDEEEEEEGKSDESEAASPPPKPHREFEGPMEAPPKKSKQNGDDHHQADMDMSD, via the exons TGACTCTCCCTTGCCTGTGACTTCACGTGTCTGTTTTGTAAAGTTCCGCGAGACTGAGTCGGTCGGGGTGTCCCAGCACCTGACGAACACGGTCTTCGTCGACCGGGCCCTGATTGTGGTTCCATTCGCAGAAG gagcTATTCCTGATGAGTCTAAAGCTCTGTCTCTGCTGGCTCCAGCCAATGCTGTGGCAGGGATGATGCCTGGGGGAGGCCTTCTCCCCACGCCCAATCCTCTTGCATCG ATGGGAGGGCAGCCGTTCGGAGGGATGGGAGGTCCCAACATGGAACAAATGGCCGCCATGGGAATGCAAGGCCATAACATGAACCCCCAG GCTATTTCCGCTGACTTCCTAAAGCTGATGCAGTCCATGGACCCAAA TAGGTTGAACCATATGGCGGCGGGGATGAACCTGAACCAAGCCATGAAGGCCGACGCCTCCAACAAGGAGATCGAGGAGGCCATGAAGAGGGTCCGGGAAGCCCAGTCCCTCATCTCGGCAGCTATTGAACCAGGCA TTAAGAAGGAAGAGAAACGCAAACATTCCCGCTCACGGTCGAGGTCACGGCGCCGGAGGTCCCGGTCTCGTTCACGACACAG gcgATCCAAGAGCAAGTCCCGCCGTAGGTCCCACTCCCGCAGCAGGAAGAGATCCAAGAGCCCCCGCAGGCGAAGGACCCACTCCCGGGACCGCAGCCGCCGCAGCAGGTCCAG ggagaggaggaaggaggagaaggccaagAAGCGTTCAAAGACCCCACCGAAGAGCTACAGCAGTGCCAGGAGATCTCTAAGCACTAGCCG CAGGCGCAGACGAAGCCGTACCGTGTCTCGATCCCCCAAGAGGAAGCCCTCCAAGTCTCCTTCACCCAGACG GcacaagaaggagaagaagaaggagagggaaagggagaaggaTCGGGACcgggacaggaaggaggtccgCGCCCGCAGCCGAGACGAGAGGGAGCGCTCGTccagcaagaagaagaagagcaagGACAAGGAGCGGGAGCGCGAGCGCAAGTCTGAGAGTGAGAAAGGCGACGTGAAG TTAGAAAAACCTAAGGAGGGGTACACACTTAAAGATAGTGGGCCAGATTCCCCCCAACCGGCGATG GTGACCCGCAACTacgatgaggaggagcagggctaCGACAGCGACAAGCctgtcaaggaggaggaggaagaggatgtggacgaggaggaggaggaggatgaagaagaggaggaggaggggaagagcgACGAATCAGAAGCAGCGTCGCCGCCCCCAAAACCCCACCGGGAATTTGAGGGCCCCATGGAAGCCCCCCCGAAGAAGTCCAAACAGAACGGAGATGACCACCACCAAGCCGACATGGATATGAGTGACTGA